Proteins from a single region of Flavobacterium sp. YJ01:
- a CDS encoding MMPL family transporter: MKNAVQVGFWEKLARIILKNRITILVILSLLTIFFGYQWKNLSMTYTEANLLPKDHIANKEYQKFLDKFGEEGNLIVIGFKDPKFFTPKNYAAWTELMNGLKKAKEVDLVISLNDLKKLEKDTVNQKFVLAPFIEESKALNPAYLKTVQYDLFHNLPFYEGLLFNKESGSVRSAIYMNKALVNTAERKTFILKDLVPKIDKFEKTTGIDLKVSGMPYIRTINADNMKGEIGLFIGASLLTVSLIFFFFFRSFRATFISICILIVGVTWSFGTLGLFGYKITILTAIIPPLIIVIGITNCIFLINKYQQEIKLHNNQAKALQRVISKIGSSTLMTNLTAAIGFATLMITGNELLFEFGLVTSINVLSVYTLTLFIVPIIYSFMPLPKAKHLYHLDKTYISTLLNTVATVVKGKKTIVYIIYAVLFAVSLNGVRQMKVSGSLIGEMPKSASFFKDILFYEKEFNGVMPLEIMIDTKKKKGVMKPATIRKMDELQNTISEIPELAKPVSVVNLVKYAKQAFYNGNPEYYQLPTSQEQTFILGYAKNATKNSKENLMKAYVDSTGQYARITTFMKDIGTDEMAKVEGKLRKKIDEIFPKERYKVTITGKALVFQKGTTYLAHNLIESLLFAILTIAILMLYLFRSFKMVAASLITNILPLCITSGLMGYFGIPLKPSTILVFSIAFGISVDNAIQFMAKYKHDLMQNKGKVKKSVFSALRETGVSTFYTSVVLILGFATFTLSSFSGTIALGGLISCTLVFAMFANLVVLPSLVLTFEKKKTKKEELESLEK; encoded by the coding sequence ATGAAAAACGCTGTCCAAGTCGGATTTTGGGAGAAACTAGCCCGAATTATACTTAAAAACAGAATAACTATTTTAGTTATTCTTTCCTTGCTAACCATTTTCTTTGGTTATCAATGGAAAAACTTGTCTATGACTTATACCGAAGCGAATCTGCTTCCAAAAGATCATATTGCCAATAAAGAATACCAAAAATTTCTTGATAAGTTTGGTGAAGAAGGAAATCTAATTGTTATTGGTTTTAAAGATCCTAAGTTTTTTACGCCTAAGAATTACGCTGCTTGGACCGAATTGATGAATGGTCTGAAAAAAGCAAAAGAAGTAGATTTGGTAATTTCTTTGAACGATTTGAAGAAATTGGAAAAAGATACTGTAAACCAAAAATTTGTTCTAGCGCCTTTTATTGAAGAAAGCAAAGCCCTTAATCCAGCTTATTTAAAAACGGTTCAATATGATTTGTTTCACAATCTTCCTTTTTACGAAGGTCTTTTGTTTAATAAAGAAAGCGGAAGCGTTCGTTCTGCCATTTACATGAACAAAGCGCTGGTAAATACAGCTGAAAGAAAGACTTTTATTCTAAAGGATTTAGTTCCGAAAATCGATAAATTCGAAAAAACTACTGGAATCGATCTTAAAGTTTCTGGAATGCCATACATCCGTACAATCAACGCAGACAATATGAAAGGCGAAATCGGACTTTTTATTGGAGCGTCTTTATTGACGGTTTCTTTGATTTTCTTTTTCTTTTTCCGTTCGTTTAGAGCTACTTTTATTTCGATTTGTATTTTAATTGTCGGTGTAACTTGGTCGTTTGGAACACTGGGATTATTTGGTTACAAAATCACGATTTTAACGGCAATTATTCCGCCACTGATTATTGTTATCGGAATTACAAACTGTATTTTCTTGATTAATAAATATCAACAGGAAATTAAACTTCACAATAATCAGGCAAAAGCGTTACAGCGTGTTATTTCAAAAATTGGATCTTCGACTTTGATGACTAATTTAACGGCTGCAATTGGTTTTGCCACTTTGATGATTACAGGAAACGAATTGCTTTTTGAATTTGGTTTGGTAACTTCAATCAACGTGCTTTCTGTTTATACTTTGACACTTTTTATCGTGCCAATTATTTACAGTTTTATGCCATTGCCAAAAGCAAAACACTTATACCACTTAGACAAAACGTATATTTCGACACTTTTAAATACTGTTGCAACGGTAGTAAAAGGCAAAAAAACAATCGTTTATATTATTTATGCGGTACTTTTTGCAGTAAGTTTAAATGGAGTTAGACAAATGAAAGTGTCGGGAAGTTTAATTGGCGAAATGCCAAAAAGCGCTTCTTTCTTTAAAGATATTTTATTTTACGAAAAAGAATTCAACGGTGTAATGCCGCTTGAAATTATGATTGACACCAAAAAGAAAAAAGGTGTTATGAAACCAGCAACAATTCGTAAAATGGATGAATTGCAAAATACTATTTCTGAAATTCCTGAATTGGCAAAACCGGTTTCTGTTGTAAACTTGGTTAAATATGCAAAACAGGCTTTCTACAACGGAAATCCTGAATATTACCAATTGCCAACTTCTCAAGAACAAACTTTCATTTTGGGTTATGCTAAAAATGCAACCAAAAACAGCAAAGAAAATTTAATGAAAGCCTACGTTGATTCAACTGGACAATACGCGCGAATCACGACTTTCATGAAAGATATCGGAACCGATGAAATGGCAAAAGTAGAAGGAAAACTTCGCAAAAAAATTGACGAAATTTTCCCGAAAGAGCGTTATAAAGTTACGATTACAGGAAAAGCTTTAGTTTTCCAAAAAGGAACAACTTATTTAGCACACAACTTAATCGAGTCGTTATTGTTCGCGATTTTGACTATTGCAATTTTAATGTTGTATTTATTCCGTTCGTTCAAAATGGTAGCAGCTTCTTTGATTACGAATATTTTACCGCTTTGTATTACTTCGGGATTAATGGGTTATTTTGGAATTCCTCTAAAACCTTCGACGATTCTGGTATTCAGTATCGCTTTCGGAATCTCGGTAGATAATGCGATTCAGTTTATGGCGAAATACAAACATGATCTGATGCAAAATAAAGGAAAAGTGAAGAAATCTGTTTTCAGCGCTTTGAGAGAAACTGGAGTAAGTACTTTCTATACTTCTGTGGTTTTGATTTTAGGTTTTGCAACTTTCACATTATCAAGTTTCAGCGGTACAATTGCTTTAGGAGGATTAATTTCTTGTACTTTGGTTTTTGCGATGTTTGCTAACTTGGTTGTATTGCCTTCATTGGTTTTAACTTTCGAAAAGAAGAAAACTAAGAAAGAAGAATTGGAGAGTTTGGAGAAATAA
- the rpoN gene encoding RNA polymerase factor sigma-54 yields the protein MLKQFLNLKLSQKLSPQQIQLMKLIQLPTQAFEQRLLEEMNENPALEAGKEDDYEADEYANEDYDDYDDAESDRIEADDINIDEYLSDDDTPDYKTQVNNYSDDEERETPFAAPISFHQDLINQLNTFILNDEEREIAEFLVGSIDDMGYIRRSIPDIVDDMAFTQGIYTDEAMVEKMMTVIHELEPSGVGARDLQECLLLQLKHKTPTEYVDLAIDIIENQFDAFTKKHYDKLLQKYSVSNEQLKKAIHEIERLNPKPGGSFTGNNKVTENVVPDFAIRIVDGELELTLNGRNAPSLHVSKDYQEMMQTYKESRDKSTAQKDAVQFIKQKLDSAKWFIDAIRQRQETLFVTMNAIMHYQEEYFLDGDETKLKPMILKDIADMVGLDISTISRVANSKYVETPYGTKLIKEFFSEAMKNDQGEDVSTLEIKKILQNTIEEEDKRKPLPDDQLAEILKEKGYPIARRTIAKYREQLDIPVARMRKKI from the coding sequence ATGCTAAAGCAATTTTTAAATTTAAAATTATCCCAAAAATTATCTCCACAGCAAATTCAGCTGATGAAGTTAATTCAATTGCCTACGCAAGCTTTTGAACAGCGTTTATTAGAAGAAATGAACGAAAATCCAGCTTTGGAAGCTGGTAAAGAAGACGATTACGAAGCTGATGAATATGCAAATGAAGACTACGACGATTATGATGATGCAGAATCAGACAGAATCGAAGCAGACGACATTAACATTGACGAATATCTAAGCGACGACGATACGCCTGATTACAAAACTCAGGTAAACAATTACAGCGACGACGAAGAGCGCGAGACACCTTTTGCTGCTCCGATAAGTTTTCATCAGGATTTAATCAATCAGCTGAATACTTTTATTTTGAATGATGAAGAACGCGAAATCGCTGAATTCCTTGTTGGAAGTATTGATGATATGGGTTATATCCGCAGAAGCATTCCGGATATTGTAGACGATATGGCTTTTACTCAGGGAATTTATACTGATGAAGCAATGGTCGAGAAAATGATGACCGTTATTCACGAATTAGAACCTTCGGGAGTTGGCGCACGTGACCTTCAAGAATGTTTGTTATTGCAATTAAAGCACAAAACTCCAACTGAATATGTTGATTTAGCAATCGATATTATCGAAAATCAGTTTGATGCTTTTACGAAGAAACATTACGATAAACTTTTACAGAAATACAGCGTTTCGAACGAACAGCTTAAAAAAGCGATTCACGAAATCGAAAGACTAAACCCAAAACCGGGCGGATCTTTTACAGGAAATAATAAAGTTACGGAAAATGTTGTTCCAGATTTTGCAATCAGAATTGTGGACGGCGAATTGGAATTAACCCTAAACGGACGTAATGCTCCTTCCCTGCACGTTTCTAAAGATTATCAGGAAATGATGCAAACCTATAAAGAATCTCGTGATAAATCGACTGCTCAGAAAGATGCCGTTCAGTTTATCAAACAAAAGCTAGATTCTGCTAAATGGTTTATCGATGCGATTAGACAGCGCCAAGAGACGCTTTTTGTAACGATGAACGCGATAATGCATTATCAGGAAGAATATTTCTTGGATGGCGACGAAACCAAACTAAAACCAATGATCTTAAAAGACATTGCAGATATGGTTGGTTTGGATATTTCGACCATTTCTCGTGTTGCAAACAGTAAATATGTTGAAACTCCATACGGAACAAAACTAATTAAAGAATTCTTTTCTGAGGCAATGAAAAATGATCAGGGAGAAGATGTTTCTACTTTAGAAATTAAAAAAATTCTTCAAAACACAATTGAAGAAGAAGATAAGAGAAAACCGCTTCCAGACGATCAATTGGCTGAAATTTTAAAAGAAAAAGGTTATCCAATTGCAAGAAGAACTATCGCAAAATATCGCGAACAGCTGGATATTCCTGTAGCGAGAATGAGAAAGAAAATTTAG
- a CDS encoding response regulator transcription factor, with amino-acid sequence MNTKLKCLLLDDELPGLTYLKMLCEQIPELEIVKTFNNPQKLLSDIPELDFDLLISDIEMPGMDGLHLAEMLDNKLVIFCTAYKDYAADAFNIDAVDYITKPVKLERLQKAITKAFERFDKSDNSKKFIQLNTDKGKTLLYFNKIQYITTAASDSRDKTVLLADGSFLNLKNVKFDTLLKELPDADFCRINKKEIVAVKAIKFFNHNEIVLHHLEENNKNTALILSETYRSDFLKKVKL; translated from the coding sequence TTGAATACAAAACTGAAATGCTTGCTTCTGGACGATGAGCTTCCGGGGTTGACTTATTTAAAAATGCTTTGCGAACAAATTCCAGAATTGGAAATTGTAAAGACATTTAACAATCCGCAGAAACTTTTGTCCGATATTCCCGAACTGGATTTTGATCTCTTAATTTCTGATATCGAAATGCCAGGAATGGATGGTTTGCATTTGGCTGAAATGCTGGACAATAAACTGGTGATTTTCTGCACGGCGTATAAAGATTATGCTGCCGATGCTTTTAATATTGATGCAGTTGATTACATCACAAAACCTGTAAAACTGGAGCGTCTTCAAAAAGCGATTACGAAAGCTTTTGAGCGTTTTGATAAATCGGATAATTCAAAAAAATTTATTCAATTGAATACCGATAAAGGAAAAACACTTTTGTATTTCAATAAAATTCAATACATCACAACAGCGGCAAGCGATAGTCGTGATAAAACGGTTTTATTGGCAGACGGAAGTTTTCTGAATTTGAAAAATGTGAAATTCGATACGCTTTTAAAAGAATTGCCCGATGCCGATTTCTGCAGAATCAACAAAAAAGAAATTGTAGCTGTAAAGGCAATAAAATTCTTTAACCATAACGAAATTGTGCTTCATCATTTAGAAGAAAATAATAAAAATACGGCTCTAATTCTGAGCGAAACTTATCGTTCTGATTTTTTGAAAAAGGTAAAATTATAA
- a CDS encoding thymidine kinase, whose amino-acid sequence MFLENTVNHKEQFGWIEVICGSMFSGKTEELIRRLKRAQFAKQRVEIFKPAIDTRYHDEMVVSHDANQIRSTPVPAAANILILAQGCDVIGIDEAQFFDDEIITVCNDLANQGIRVIVAGLDMDFKGNPFGPMPGLMATAEYVTKVHAVCTRTGNLANYSFRKTANDKLVMLGETEEYEPLSRAAYFNAMKKNQEK is encoded by the coding sequence ATGTTTCTCGAAAATACAGTAAATCACAAAGAACAATTTGGTTGGATTGAAGTTATTTGTGGATCAATGTTTTCGGGTAAAACCGAAGAGCTGATTCGCAGATTAAAACGCGCTCAATTTGCCAAACAAAGAGTCGAAATCTTTAAACCTGCTATTGATACACGCTATCATGACGAAATGGTTGTATCTCACGACGCCAATCAAATTCGCTCTACACCAGTTCCTGCTGCGGCTAATATTTTAATTTTAGCGCAAGGCTGCGATGTGATTGGTATTGATGAAGCACAATTTTTTGATGACGAAATTATTACAGTTTGTAATGATTTGGCAAATCAAGGAATTCGAGTTATTGTTGCCGGATTAGATATGGATTTTAAAGGAAATCCGTTTGGTCCAATGCCAGGACTTATGGCAACTGCGGAATATGTGACGAAAGTTCATGCCGTTTGTACCAGAACTGGAAATTTAGCTAATTACAGCTTTAGAAAAACCGCAAATGATAAATTAGTAATGCTCGGTGAAACAGAAGAATACGAGCCACTTAGCCGTGCAGCGTATTTTAATGCCATGAAAAAAAATCAGGAAAAATAA
- a CDS encoding histidine kinase: MQQNNTTTFIFLAILLLLIIIICFMIYQLMQIKKAKDDAEKSFYALESKVNDLQLENLESKLNPHLFKNILNSIQSHAYQTYFALDKLANVLDYILYESKKKFVTAKEEINFALNLIEINKIKISPLFELKIKTNINEDDKLYDQPLLAPLISIDLIENAFKHADLQSADAFISVVFEFKDNAFFMTVSNKISDKKVLKKERSGFGHATLEHRLRIIYKNNFKLDKFVENDIYIAHLKIDLLEYKTEMLASGR; this comes from the coding sequence ATGCAGCAAAACAATACAACAACTTTTATTTTTTTAGCAATTCTGCTATTGCTCATCATCATCATTTGTTTTATGATTTATCAATTAATGCAAATCAAAAAAGCAAAAGACGATGCTGAAAAAAGTTTTTATGCTTTAGAATCTAAAGTAAACGATTTGCAGTTGGAGAATTTAGAATCAAAATTAAATCCGCATTTGTTTAAGAATATTTTAAATTCGATTCAGTCGCACGCTTATCAAACCTATTTTGCTTTAGACAAACTGGCAAATGTTCTGGATTATATTTTATACGAAAGCAAAAAGAAATTCGTAACGGCAAAAGAAGAAATCAATTTTGCATTGAATTTAATCGAAATCAATAAAATAAAAATAAGTCCGCTTTTCGAGTTGAAAATCAAAACCAATATTAACGAAGACGATAAATTATACGATCAGCCTTTGTTGGCGCCTTTGATTTCTATTGATTTAATAGAAAACGCTTTTAAACATGCCGATCTTCAAAGTGCCGACGCTTTTATTTCGGTTGTTTTTGAGTTTAAAGACAACGCTTTTTTTATGACGGTTTCTAATAAAATCTCCGATAAAAAAGTATTAAAAAAGGAGCGAAGCGGTTTCGGACACGCGACTTTAGAACATAGACTTCGAATTATCTACAAGAATAATTTTAAACTCGATAAGTTTGTAGAAAACGACATTTATATTGCACATTTAAAAATAGATTTACTTGAATACAAAACTGAAATGCTTGCTTCTGGACGATGA
- the asnS gene encoding asparagine--tRNA ligase: MKHTKVRDLLNSTTTLQEVNAKGWVRTFRNNQFIALNDGSTINNIQCVVDFENTPEETLKRITTGAAVSVIGTLVESKGAGQKYEIQVTKLEILGDSDAEKFPMQPKKHSLEFLRENAHLRVRTNAFGAIMRVRSVLSYAVHKYFQDKGFVYVNTPIITGADAEGAGEMFQVTSLPLDNLPKNEEGNIDFKKDFFGKHTNLTVSGQLEGETFAMALGQIYTFGPTFRAENSNTSRHLAEFWMIEPEVAFNNLDDNMDLAEDFIQYVIKYALDNCKDDLKFLEGRLLEEEKSKPQAERSEMALLEKLNFVLENNFKRVSYTEAIDILRDSTPNKKKKFQYIINEWGADLQSEHERYLVEKHFKCPVILFDYPANIKAFYMRLNDNTEPGRETVRAMDILFPGIGEIVGGSEREERYDVLVEKMKALEIDQEELYWYLDTRRFGSATHAGFGLGFERLVLFVTGMTNIRDVIPFPRTPGSAEF; this comes from the coding sequence ATGAAACACACAAAAGTTAGAGACTTATTAAACAGTACGACTACGTTACAGGAAGTGAATGCAAAAGGTTGGGTGAGAACTTTTAGAAATAATCAGTTCATCGCTTTAAATGACGGTTCTACAATTAATAATATTCAATGTGTTGTTGATTTTGAAAATACACCAGAAGAGACTTTAAAAAGAATCACAACTGGAGCAGCGGTTTCTGTAATTGGAACTTTGGTAGAAAGTAAAGGTGCTGGTCAGAAATACGAAATTCAGGTTACAAAATTGGAAATCCTTGGAGATTCTGATGCAGAGAAATTCCCAATGCAGCCTAAAAAACACTCTTTAGAATTTTTACGTGAAAACGCTCACTTGCGCGTACGTACAAATGCTTTTGGTGCGATTATGCGTGTGCGTTCGGTATTGTCTTATGCAGTTCACAAATATTTTCAGGATAAAGGTTTTGTTTACGTAAACACGCCAATTATCACTGGAGCTGATGCTGAAGGTGCTGGAGAAATGTTCCAAGTTACTTCTTTGCCTTTGGATAATCTTCCAAAAAATGAAGAAGGAAACATCGACTTCAAAAAAGATTTCTTTGGAAAACACACTAACTTAACGGTTTCTGGACAATTAGAAGGAGAAACTTTCGCAATGGCTTTAGGTCAGATTTATACTTTTGGGCCAACGTTTAGAGCTGAAAACTCAAACACTTCTCGTCACTTGGCAGAATTCTGGATGATCGAGCCAGAAGTTGCTTTCAACAACCTTGATGACAACATGGATTTGGCTGAAGATTTTATTCAGTACGTAATTAAATATGCTTTAGACAACTGTAAAGACGATTTGAAATTCTTGGAAGGAAGACTTTTAGAAGAAGAAAAATCAAAACCTCAGGCAGAAAGAAGTGAAATGGCTTTGTTAGAGAAGTTGAACTTCGTTTTAGAAAACAACTTCAAACGTGTTTCTTATACTGAAGCGATTGACATTTTAAGAGATTCAACTCCAAATAAAAAGAAGAAATTCCAATATATCATTAACGAATGGGGAGCTGATTTACAATCGGAACACGAACGTTATTTAGTTGAAAAACACTTTAAATGTCCGGTAATTTTGTTTGATTACCCAGCAAACATTAAAGCGTTTTACATGCGTTTGAACGACAACACAGAACCAGGAAGAGAAACGGTTCGTGCAATGGATATCCTTTTCCCTGGAATTGGAGAAATCGTTGGTGGTTCTGAAAGAGAAGAACGTTACGATGTTTTGGTTGAAAAAATGAAAGCGTTAGAAATTGACCAAGAAGAATTATACTGGTATTTAGATACGAGAAGATTTGGTTCTGCAACACACGCAGGTTTCGGTTTAGGATTTGAACGTTTAGTATTGTTTGTAACTGGAATGACAAACATTAGAGACGTAATTCCTTTCCCAAGAACTCCTGGAAGTGCGGAATTTTAA
- a CDS encoding cation:proton antiporter: MNNIKNSVFYITIIGGFTALIYWVISKGVALEAGRNIVKKQIESNHWNDFLDSMVHNLQHPLAILLAQIVTIILVARLFGWFFRKIGQPSVIGEMIAGIVLGPSLVGMYFPEFSAALFPKESLGNLQFLSQIGLILFMFVIGMELDLKVLKNKAHDAVVISHASIVIPFALGLSLAYFIYHTFAPIGVEFSSFGLFMGIAMSITAFPVLARIVQERGMQKTKLGTIAITCAAADDITAWCILAVVIAIVKAGSFTSSLYVIGLAILYVIVMLKIVRPFLKRVGDLNATRESLNKPVVAIFFITLLISAYASELIGIHALFGAFLAGAIMPENSKFRNIFIEKVEDVAIIVLLPLFFVFTGLRTQIGLLNDPELWKITGLIIAVAVAGKFFGSALAAKFVGQNWKDSLSIGALMNTRGLMELVVLNIGYDLGVLSTEIFTMMVIMALITTFMTGPALDFIGFIFKDKETAVPQEIGNKSKYKILLSFATPERGKKLLQIANSLVKKQPDNSIVTAMHLSLSTEIHSFDVKDHERKMLVPVIEESNRLNQNVVSLFKVSNDIDTDIIDSANNGEYDLLLIGLGQSIFDGTLLGKILGFTTRIVNPDRLIDKFTGKEGLFENNPFDERTRHIIAKTKMPVGILIDKDLEEINQVFIPMFSKEDAFLIDYAKKLINNNGSQITVLDASGEVKNTRDIQETIRSIEQIAPNHIMIMNDRTIKKEFLDGQDLMIISLDSWKKLIESQSTWLNNTPSVLILKP; encoded by the coding sequence ATGAATAACATTAAAAACTCTGTATTTTACATTACAATTATTGGCGGTTTTACAGCGCTGATTTATTGGGTAATTTCAAAAGGTGTCGCATTAGAAGCGGGACGAAACATCGTTAAAAAACAAATCGAAAGCAACCATTGGAATGATTTTCTAGATTCTATGGTTCATAATTTACAGCATCCTTTAGCCATTTTATTGGCACAGATCGTAACCATCATTTTAGTTGCCCGTTTATTTGGATGGTTTTTTAGAAAAATTGGTCAACCGTCTGTAATTGGTGAAATGATTGCAGGGATTGTTTTAGGACCATCTTTGGTCGGAATGTATTTTCCAGAATTTTCAGCCGCTTTATTTCCAAAAGAATCTTTAGGGAACTTGCAATTTTTAAGCCAGATTGGTTTGATTCTTTTCATGTTTGTTATCGGAATGGAATTGGATCTTAAAGTGCTAAAAAATAAAGCGCATGATGCTGTTGTTATTAGTCACGCCAGTATTGTAATTCCTTTCGCATTAGGATTAAGTTTAGCCTATTTTATATACCACACTTTTGCCCCAATTGGTGTTGAATTTTCTTCTTTCGGATTATTTATGGGAATTGCCATGAGTATAACTGCTTTTCCGGTTTTAGCCAGAATTGTTCAGGAAAGAGGAATGCAGAAAACAAAACTCGGTACTATTGCCATTACTTGTGCCGCTGCCGATGATATTACGGCTTGGTGTATTCTAGCAGTTGTAATTGCTATTGTAAAAGCGGGTTCGTTTACCAGTTCATTATACGTTATTGGTTTGGCGATTCTGTATGTAATTGTAATGCTGAAAATCGTTCGTCCGTTCTTGAAACGTGTTGGAGATTTAAATGCAACTCGTGAAAGTTTGAATAAACCAGTTGTTGCGATTTTCTTTATTACACTTTTAATTTCGGCTTATGCTTCAGAATTAATCGGAATTCACGCTTTATTCGGAGCTTTCTTGGCGGGAGCAATTATGCCAGAAAACAGTAAATTCAGAAATATATTTATCGAAAAAGTAGAAGATGTTGCTATTATCGTTTTATTACCATTATTTTTCGTATTTACAGGTTTGCGAACACAAATTGGCTTGCTGAATGATCCTGAATTATGGAAAATAACAGGATTAATTATTGCTGTTGCTGTTGCAGGTAAATTCTTTGGAAGTGCTCTAGCTGCAAAATTTGTTGGGCAAAACTGGAAAGATAGTTTGTCTATCGGAGCCCTTATGAATACTCGCGGATTAATGGAACTTGTAGTTTTGAATATTGGTTATGATCTTGGCGTTTTGTCTACGGAGATTTTTACCATGATGGTTATTATGGCTTTGATTACCACTTTTATGACAGGTCCAGCTTTAGATTTTATCGGATTTATTTTTAAAGATAAAGAAACTGCCGTGCCTCAGGAAATTGGAAATAAGAGCAAATACAAAATTCTGCTTTCGTTTGCGACTCCAGAAAGAGGAAAAAAACTGCTTCAGATTGCGAACAGTTTGGTTAAAAAACAGCCAGACAATTCGATTGTAACTGCAATGCATTTATCATTAAGTACAGAAATTCACTCTTTTGATGTAAAAGATCATGAACGAAAAATGTTAGTTCCAGTTATAGAAGAATCTAATCGTTTGAATCAGAATGTTGTGAGTCTGTTTAAAGTTTCTAATGATATTGATACTGATATTATTGATTCGGCAAATAATGGAGAATATGACTTGTTATTGATTGGTTTAGGACAATCTATTTTTGACGGAACTCTTCTTGGAAAAATTCTTGGATTTACAACCCGAATTGTAAATCCAGATCGTCTAATTGATAAGTTTACAGGAAAAGAAGGTTTGTTTGAAAATAATCCTTTTGATGAAAGAACCCGTCATATTATTGCAAAAACTAAAATGCCGGTCGGTATTCTTATCGATAAAGATTTAGAAGAAATAAATCAGGTTTTTATTCCTATGTTCAGTAAAGAAGATGCGTTTTTAATAGATTATGCTAAAAAATTAATCAATAATAATGGTTCGCAAATTACAGTTTTAGATGCTAGCGGTGAAGTTAAAAATACCAGAGATATTCAGGAAACGATTCGATCTATAGAACAGATTGCTCCTAATCATATTATGATTATGAATGACAGAACAATTAAAAAAGAGTTTTTAGACGGTCAAGATTTAATGATTATCAGTTTAGACAGTTGGAAAAAACTAATCGAATCTCAAAGTACATGGTTGAACAATACGCCTTCGGTTTTGATCTTGAAACCGTAA